Proteins found in one Gemmatimonadaceae bacterium genomic segment:
- a CDS encoding MFS transporter: protein MRGIRTRLSVMMFLQFFIWGAWYTMIGVYMAKVGMERLTFWPFTVNPLAAIVAPFFVGLVADRFFATERVFGLLHLIGGVVLLAVPSTSNNPGLFIGLLLLYNLCYMPTLGLSSSLGFHHIPDQEKDFPKIRVWGTIGWIIAGLFIDYVLVHFANGLKAEETALPIYAAAVASFLLAAFSLSLPHTPAPARGQHVSARSIIGLDAFKQLGSKSFYVFIASALLICIPLAAYYNFTQLYLVGAKVQNITATQSLGQMSEMLFMLAMPLMFARWGVKKMLMAGMAAWVLRYALFAAAAPSAIYWMIALGILLHGICYDFFFVTGMIYVDKKSTPAIRGQAQGFFVFVTYGVGMLIGAYVAGNMVYNRFLGTAPALTLDQWRSFWILPSAFALVILIFFALAFHDREAEVKPVAAGAGAGPTARAEAATPAGR from the coding sequence ATGAGAGGAATCCGGACGCGCCTTTCGGTGATGATGTTCCTCCAGTTCTTCATCTGGGGGGCGTGGTACACGATGATCGGTGTGTACATGGCGAAGGTGGGGATGGAGCGACTCACGTTCTGGCCATTCACGGTGAATCCGCTTGCCGCGATCGTCGCGCCATTCTTCGTCGGACTGGTGGCAGATCGGTTCTTCGCCACCGAGCGCGTATTCGGTCTTCTGCATCTCATCGGCGGCGTTGTCCTTCTCGCCGTTCCGAGCACGTCCAATAATCCCGGGTTGTTCATCGGACTCCTGCTCCTGTACAACCTCTGCTACATGCCGACGCTTGGCTTGTCGAGCTCGTTAGGCTTCCATCACATTCCCGACCAGGAGAAGGACTTCCCGAAGATCCGCGTCTGGGGAACGATCGGCTGGATCATCGCGGGGCTGTTCATCGACTACGTGCTCGTGCACTTCGCCAACGGCCTCAAGGCGGAGGAAACGGCGCTACCCATCTACGCAGCGGCGGTCGCGAGCTTCCTGCTCGCCGCGTTCAGCCTGTCTCTTCCGCACACGCCGGCACCGGCGCGCGGACAGCACGTGTCGGCGCGCAGCATCATTGGTCTCGACGCGTTCAAGCAACTCGGCAGCAAGTCGTTCTATGTCTTCATCGCCAGCGCGCTCCTGATCTGCATCCCGCTCGCCGCGTATTACAACTTCACGCAGCTCTACCTCGTGGGCGCGAAGGTGCAGAACATCACCGCGACGCAGTCGCTGGGGCAGATGAGCGAGATGCTCTTCATGCTCGCGATGCCGTTGATGTTCGCGCGCTGGGGCGTGAAGAAGATGCTCATGGCCGGCATGGCCGCGTGGGTGCTTCGGTACGCGCTGTTTGCCGCCGCGGCGCCGAGCGCGATCTACTGGATGATCGCGTTAGGCATCCTGCTCCACGGGATCTGCTACGACTTCTTCTTCGTGACGGGCATGATTTACGTCGACAAAAAGTCCACGCCCGCGATCCGCGGCCAGGCGCAGGGCTTCTTCGTCTTCGTGACATACGGTGTCGGGATGTTGATTGGTGCGTACGTCGCCGGGAACATGGTCTACAACCGCTTCCTCGGAACGGCCCCGGCACTCACGCTGGATCAGTGGCGGAGCTTCTGGATTCTGCCGTCGGCGTTCGCGCTCGTGATCCTGATCTTCTTCGCGCTCGCGTTCCACGATCGAGAAGCGGAAGTGAAGCCGGTTGCTGCTGGTGCGGGAGCTGGTCCCACGGCCCGCGCGGAGGCGGCGACGCCAGCGGGGAGATAA
- a CDS encoding Gfo/Idh/MocA family oxidoreductase, whose protein sequence is MPSRQPLGVGFIGSGFNAKFHMLGWTGIRDGDVRGVWSPNRKNAAAAAAYAKQLDIGDCKPHKTITDMVADPAIEAIWLTGPNHSRVENVEEIVNAYKSGKGDLKGIACEKPLARNVAEAKQVRDLVKSVGLATGYLENQAFAPHVERGRMLLWARGAATTGRPYLARAAEEHSGPHTPWFWQGRLQGGGVLNDMMCHSALVVRHLLTKPGESLSTVKPVRVTGHIASLKWTRPEYAAKLKKQMGSDVDYTKSPSEDFASVLIEFQTADGAVVLGEASTSWSFVGAGLRLSAELLGPEYSMQWNSLDSGLHLFFSREVKGKAGEDLVEKQNAEMGLMPVVPSEAVAYGYEAEDRHFCRVFQGTADPLLTFDDGIEVVKMLMTAYQSAEQGKTLSFPPKGIDQFVPAVAKGEWKGRG, encoded by the coding sequence ATGCCCTCCAGACAACCGTTAGGTGTCGGCTTCATCGGCTCGGGATTCAACGCGAAGTTCCACATGCTCGGCTGGACAGGCATCCGCGACGGCGACGTGCGCGGCGTCTGGAGCCCGAACCGGAAGAACGCCGCTGCCGCCGCGGCGTACGCGAAACAGCTCGACATCGGTGACTGCAAGCCCCACAAGACGATCACCGACATGGTCGCCGATCCTGCGATCGAGGCGATCTGGCTCACCGGGCCGAACCACTCCCGCGTCGAGAACGTCGAGGAAATCGTCAACGCATATAAGAGCGGCAAGGGTGATCTGAAGGGCATCGCCTGCGAGAAGCCGCTCGCGCGGAACGTCGCCGAAGCGAAGCAGGTGCGGGACCTCGTCAAGAGCGTCGGCCTCGCGACCGGCTACCTCGAGAATCAGGCCTTCGCGCCACACGTCGAGCGTGGACGCATGCTCCTGTGGGCACGCGGTGCGGCGACGACGGGGCGTCCCTACCTCGCGCGCGCCGCGGAAGAGCACAGCGGGCCGCACACGCCGTGGTTCTGGCAAGGCCGCCTGCAAGGTGGCGGCGTCCTCAACGACATGATGTGCCATTCGGCGTTGGTCGTTAGGCACCTCCTCACGAAACCCGGCGAGTCGCTCTCGACCGTGAAGCCCGTACGCGTCACCGGCCACATCGCCAGCCTCAAGTGGACACGTCCCGAGTACGCGGCGAAGCTCAAGAAACAGATGGGCAGTGACGTCGACTATACAAAATCGCCAAGCGAGGATTTTGCGAGCGTTCTCATCGAGTTTCAAACAGCCGACGGCGCAGTTGTGTTAGGCGAGGCATCGACGTCCTGGAGTTTCGTCGGGGCCGGCCTGCGCCTCTCGGCCGAGCTCCTTGGCCCCGAGTACTCGATGCAGTGGAACTCGCTCGACTCGGGACTCCATCTCTTCTTCAGCCGCGAAGTGAAGGGGAAGGCCGGCGAGGATCTCGTCGAGAAGCAGAACGCGGAAATGGGCTTGATGCCCGTTGTGCCGAGCGAGGCCGTCGCGTACGGCTACGAGGCCGAGGACCGGCACTTCTGCCGCGTCTTCCAGGGCACGGCGGATCCACTGCTGACTTTCGACGACGGCATCGAAGTCGTGAAGATGCTCATGACGGCGTATCAGAGCGCCGAACAGGGGAAGACGTTGTCATTCCCGCCAAAGGGTATTGATCAATTTGTGCCCGCGGTCGCGAAGGGAGAGTGGAAGGGTAGAGGGTAG
- a CDS encoding family 10 glycosylhydrolase, with translation MRREFRAAWVATVGNIDWPSRPDLDTWSQQAELLAILNKAVALHLNAIIFQIRPGTDALYDSRLEPWSEYLTGRQGRAPEPAWDPLAFAVTEAHQRGLELHAWFNPYRARYARPLSEAARTHVSRTSPSLVRQYGSYLWMDPGDPAVRARTVQVVLDVVKRYDIDGVHIDDYFYPYRENDSSGRAIDFPDSATYARYRRGGGTLARDDWRRRNVDLLVEALDRGVHATKRWVRFGVSPIGIWRPGNPPSVTPGFDAYQEIFADTRKWLRNGWVDYWVPQLYWSIDSPQSYPVLLDWWASQNIKHRNLWIGNGLHRVVDTTQKSAGTRAGWRADEIIQQVNLTRVSVTSAPNGGATGNVFFSMKGLMRDVDSIDAKLAPLYAEPVLVPASPWLERTPPPRPTATLFASAATGEQYVRLTPADGSKPWLWLVRTLQGGQWTTEILPNEVRSHRLGVAGAGEIERVVVNVVDRVGVLSPAVVARSGRSAAVAAQP, from the coding sequence GTGCGTCGAGAATTTCGTGCGGCATGGGTTGCGACAGTCGGGAACATCGATTGGCCGTCGCGCCCGGATCTCGACACCTGGTCGCAACAGGCCGAACTGCTCGCGATCCTCAACAAGGCGGTCGCGCTCCATCTCAATGCAATCATTTTCCAGATCCGCCCGGGGACGGACGCGCTATACGATTCGCGTCTCGAGCCCTGGTCGGAGTATCTGACGGGACGCCAGGGCCGTGCGCCGGAGCCGGCGTGGGATCCGCTCGCCTTTGCGGTGACCGAGGCACACCAGCGCGGGCTGGAGCTGCATGCGTGGTTCAATCCGTATCGCGCTCGTTATGCAAGGCCGCTCAGCGAGGCGGCGCGCACCCACGTCAGCCGAACGTCGCCATCACTCGTCAGGCAGTACGGCAGCTATCTGTGGATGGATCCCGGCGATCCCGCCGTGCGCGCCCGCACAGTGCAGGTCGTCCTCGACGTCGTGAAGCGATACGACATCGACGGTGTGCACATCGACGACTACTTCTATCCGTACCGGGAGAACGACTCGAGCGGACGCGCGATCGACTTTCCCGATTCCGCGACCTATGCGCGCTATCGCCGTGGCGGGGGTACCTTGGCGCGCGACGATTGGCGCCGACGCAACGTCGATCTACTCGTCGAGGCGCTCGACCGCGGCGTGCACGCGACGAAGCGGTGGGTACGCTTCGGCGTGAGTCCGATCGGGATCTGGCGCCCCGGCAATCCGCCGAGCGTGACACCGGGCTTCGACGCGTATCAGGAGATCTTCGCCGACACACGGAAGTGGCTGCGGAACGGATGGGTGGACTATTGGGTGCCGCAGCTCTATTGGTCGATCGATTCGCCGCAGAGCTATCCCGTGCTGCTGGATTGGTGGGCGTCACAGAACATCAAGCACCGGAATCTCTGGATCGGGAATGGCTTGCATCGTGTCGTCGACACGACACAGAAATCGGCTGGAACGCGCGCGGGTTGGCGCGCCGACGAGATCATCCAGCAGGTGAACCTAACGAGAGTGAGCGTCACGAGCGCGCCGAACGGCGGCGCGACGGGGAACGTCTTCTTCAGCATGAAAGGCTTGATGCGCGACGTCGACAGCATCGACGCGAAGCTCGCGCCCCTGTACGCCGAGCCCGTGCTCGTGCCGGCCAGTCCGTGGCTCGAGCGGACGCCGCCACCGCGCCCGACGGCGACTCTGTTCGCATCTGCGGCCACCGGTGAGCAGTACGTGCGCCTCACGCCGGCGGACGGCAGCAAGCCGTGGCTCTGGCTGGTGCGCACGTTGCAGGGCGGCCAGTGGACGACCGAGATCCTGCCTAACGAAGTCCGGTCGCACCGGCTCGGCGTGGCTGGCGCTGGAGAGATCGAACGGGTGGTGGTGAATGTGGTCGATCGCGTCGGCGTATTGAGTCCGGCTGTCGTGGCTCGCTCGGGGCGCTCGGCCGCGGTGGCGGCTCAGCCGTGA
- a CDS encoding Gfo/Idh/MocA family oxidoreductase, which yields MPNDDPITRRSFVGEVASTTAAFTIVPSHVLGRRHVAPSDKLNVACIGVGGMGASDVRGMGAIETIYALCDVDEKNAADSFNAFPKAKRYKDYREMLDKEARNIDAVTVTIPDHSHAMAAMAALKAGKHVYTQKPLTRTIWEARQLAAEAARRPKQATQMGNQGHAGEGTRQIREWVEAGAIGNVHTIELWTNRPIWPQGMLRPTEMHHVPSTLDWELWLGPAPTRPYHPSYAPFNWRGYWDFGTGALGDMACHIMDACFWTLQLRYPTRITAETSQTFPETAPKASRITYEFPAAAGRGPVIVNWRDGNIVPPKPHDWTWERPWPFDSSGQLWIGDKGTMIAGTYGENPHLSDEKKHNELMAHPPAVKYPRVKSVYQEWVDAIRGGTQPGSNFPGHAAPLTEMVLLGDLALKLGRVDVNPANGSFGSTVPEDLIKPEYREGWKL from the coding sequence ATGCCTAACGATGATCCGATAACCCGCCGCTCCTTCGTCGGCGAAGTCGCCTCGACGACCGCCGCCTTCACCATCGTCCCCTCACACGTCCTCGGGCGTCGCCACGTCGCGCCCTCCGACAAGCTCAACGTCGCCTGCATCGGCGTCGGCGGAATGGGTGCGAGCGACGTGCGCGGCATGGGCGCGATCGAGACGATCTACGCGCTGTGCGACGTCGACGAGAAGAACGCCGCCGACAGCTTTAATGCCTTTCCCAAGGCGAAGCGCTACAAGGACTACCGCGAGATGCTCGATAAAGAAGCTCGTAACATCGACGCGGTCACGGTCACGATTCCCGACCACTCGCACGCGATGGCGGCGATGGCGGCACTCAAAGCGGGAAAACACGTCTACACGCAGAAGCCGCTCACGCGCACGATCTGGGAAGCGCGGCAGCTTGCCGCCGAGGCGGCGCGCCGTCCCAAGCAGGCCACGCAGATGGGCAATCAGGGACACGCGGGCGAAGGGACACGTCAGATCCGCGAGTGGGTCGAGGCGGGCGCGATCGGCAACGTCCACACCATCGAGCTCTGGACCAACCGCCCGATCTGGCCGCAGGGGATGCTCCGCCCGACCGAGATGCATCACGTCCCGTCGACGCTCGACTGGGAGCTCTGGCTCGGCCCCGCGCCGACGCGTCCGTATCATCCGTCGTACGCACCATTCAACTGGCGCGGCTATTGGGATTTCGGGACCGGCGCGTTAGGCGACATGGCCTGCCACATCATGGACGCGTGCTTCTGGACGCTCCAGCTCCGCTATCCGACGCGCATCACCGCCGAGACGTCGCAGACCTTCCCGGAGACCGCGCCGAAGGCGTCCCGAATCACGTACGAGTTCCCGGCTGCAGCTGGTCGCGGCCCAGTGATCGTAAATTGGCGCGACGGCAACATCGTCCCGCCAAAGCCGCACGATTGGACGTGGGAGCGCCCATGGCCTTTCGACTCGAGCGGCCAACTCTGGATCGGCGACAAGGGGACGATGATCGCGGGCACGTATGGCGAGAACCCACACCTGTCCGACGAGAAAAAGCATAACGAGTTGATGGCCCACCCGCCGGCGGTGAAGTATCCGCGCGTGAAAAGCGTCTACCAGGAGTGGGTTGACGCGATTCGCGGCGGCACGCAACCGGGCTCGAACTTCCCCGGCCACGCGGCGCCTTTGACAGAGATGGTCTTGTTAGGCGACCTCGCGCTGAAGCTCGGGCGAGTCGATGTGAATCCGGCAAATGGATCGTTCGGATCGACCGTTCCAGAGGATCTCATCAAGCCGGAGTACCGGGAGGGGTGGAAACTCTAG
- a CDS encoding DUF3108 domain-containing protein gives MLRSISVLALCTVVALGFGAARAEVVHPLAPPAEPNAEGRPFAVGEKLTYNAKVNFLHAGTGTMSVVGIDTVRGHTAYHTVFDVHGGIPFYRVNDHYESWFDTTTMVSLRYRQKIDEGPYERERTYEMYPEKATFSENGKPEEPSVSLPLDDGSFIYFVRTLSLDLGQTYEFNRYFRPDRNPVRLEVVRKERIKVPAGEFDAIVVRPSIKTNGIFSQHSNAEIWFSNDSLRLMLRMKSGLPFGTLQLELKDINRGGVRE, from the coding sequence ATGCTGCGATCGATCTCAGTACTTGCCCTTTGCACAGTCGTCGCTCTCGGCTTTGGCGCCGCACGAGCGGAGGTTGTTCATCCGTTGGCGCCGCCTGCGGAGCCTAACGCCGAAGGCAGGCCGTTTGCCGTTGGCGAGAAGCTGACCTACAACGCGAAGGTCAACTTCCTTCACGCCGGCACAGGGACGATGAGTGTCGTCGGCATCGACACCGTCCGTGGACACACGGCGTACCACACCGTCTTCGACGTCCACGGCGGAATCCCGTTCTATAGAGTAAACGACCATTACGAGAGCTGGTTCGACACGACGACGATGGTGTCGCTGCGCTACAGGCAGAAGATCGACGAGGGCCCCTACGAGCGGGAGCGTACATACGAGATGTACCCGGAGAAAGCGACATTTAGCGAAAACGGCAAACCGGAGGAGCCGAGCGTCAGCCTGCCTCTCGACGACGGGTCCTTCATTTACTTCGTCCGCACATTGTCGCTCGATCTCGGCCAGACGTACGAGTTCAATCGCTACTTTCGTCCCGATCGGAACCCCGTTCGGCTGGAAGTCGTACGGAAAGAGCGGATCAAGGTGCCGGCCGGCGAGTTCGACGCGATTGTCGTTAGGCCTTCGATCAAGACGAACGGCATCTTCTCTCAGCACAGCAACGCGGAAATCTGGTTCTCGAACGATTCGCTCCGACTGATGCTTCGTATGAAGTCGGGGCTACCCTTTGGCACGCTGCAACTCGAGCTCAAGGACATCAACCGCGGAGGAGTGCGAGAATGA
- a CDS encoding class I SAM-dependent methyltransferase: MTVLAPVVGVLAGAAAGGLLMIRASRQCRKPSDRAGRVVLQRMNLSHAAVTAWGLSHVQIRDDFTILDIGCGGGRTIDRLASIATRGKIYGVDYSEASVASARETNQRWIAEGRVDIQQANVSRQPFPDATFDLVTAVETHYYWPDLPRDVREVMRVLKPGGTFLIIAETYRGRKNDWLYRPTMTLVLRASYLTPEQHRQLLVDAGYVDVRVIEEESRGWISAIGLVPPALP, encoded by the coding sequence GTGACAGTTCTCGCACCCGTTGTCGGAGTGCTCGCCGGCGCCGCCGCCGGTGGTCTCCTCATGATCCGCGCATCGCGCCAGTGCCGCAAACCTTCCGACCGCGCCGGTCGCGTCGTGCTGCAGCGCATGAACCTCAGTCACGCCGCGGTGACCGCGTGGGGTCTGAGCCATGTCCAGATCAGGGACGACTTCACGATCCTCGACATCGGATGCGGCGGCGGGCGCACGATCGACCGCCTCGCGTCGATCGCGACGCGCGGGAAGATCTACGGCGTCGACTACTCCGAAGCGAGCGTCGCCTCGGCGCGCGAGACGAACCAGCGATGGATCGCGGAGGGGCGTGTCGACATTCAGCAGGCGAATGTCTCACGGCAGCCATTCCCGGACGCGACGTTCGATCTCGTCACCGCGGTGGAGACGCATTACTACTGGCCCGACTTGCCGCGCGACGTGCGCGAGGTGATGCGCGTGCTCAAGCCCGGCGGGACGTTCCTGATCATCGCCGAGACCTATCGAGGCCGAAAGAACGATTGGTTATACCGTCCCACCATGACGCTCGTCCTGCGCGCATCGTACCTCACGCCCGAACAGCACCGCCAACTGCTCGTCGACGCTGGCTACGTCGATGTCCGGGTGATCGAGGAGGAATCGAGAGGGTGGATTAGCGCGATCGGACTCGTTCCGCCGGCGCTGCCTTGA
- the traF gene encoding conjugal transfer protein TraF, translated as MTRYHIAITRPALVALLAAATFAPKARAQLASASAASLALGDNYTALARGFNAVNWNPAGLGMPENPLLSFAFAGRGDAGMDPISMSDLAKYSGAVVPNAVLANWMSRVRAQGGQKVDAEGTGSFALSVGPFAFQLATNAYERGKLNPDAVEVLLYGNSTQTGTPRDMNFTGSRTEAAVVTTAAASFGQSVDIGLGPLTQHFAFGATVKYIVGNALLIGQDAGSQLAASPLALDVQFPIIQSDTSLNGMPQRGKGVGLDVGAAWEFGPFAAGATIQNLVNTFKWNVNEMYFRPGNAVFSAATRTTNFDVMSMASVPDSLRARSDALSAEVAAMRFTPSLNIGVSMKVLPFLTAMADVRQNLGDGMHLAERTHVGAGAELRIIPFLPIRAGLSMISGGYVASAGAGLEVAFFHLNAGIAARKTEYGQYPSGALTVSIGQ; from the coding sequence ATGACACGCTATCACATCGCGATCACCCGGCCGGCACTCGTTGCATTGCTCGCCGCGGCGACGTTCGCGCCCAAGGCACGCGCGCAGCTCGCGAGCGCCAGCGCGGCCTCCCTCGCGTTAGGCGACAACTACACCGCGCTCGCTCGCGGCTTCAACGCCGTCAACTGGAATCCAGCGGGACTCGGCATGCCGGAGAATCCGCTCCTGTCGTTCGCGTTCGCGGGACGGGGCGATGCAGGAATGGATCCGATCTCGATGAGCGATCTGGCAAAGTACAGTGGCGCCGTCGTTCCGAATGCCGTGCTCGCGAACTGGATGTCGCGCGTGCGGGCGCAAGGCGGTCAGAAGGTCGATGCAGAAGGCACTGGATCCTTCGCGTTGAGCGTCGGACCGTTTGCCTTCCAGCTGGCCACGAATGCCTACGAGCGCGGCAAGCTCAATCCGGACGCCGTCGAAGTGCTTCTGTACGGAAACTCCACGCAGACCGGCACGCCGCGGGACATGAACTTCACCGGCTCCCGCACCGAAGCGGCGGTGGTGACGACCGCGGCGGCGAGCTTCGGGCAATCCGTTGACATCGGCCTCGGTCCGCTCACACAACATTTCGCGTTCGGCGCAACCGTGAAGTACATCGTCGGCAACGCCCTCTTGATCGGTCAGGACGCTGGCTCGCAGCTCGCCGCGAGTCCCCTCGCGCTCGACGTGCAGTTCCCGATCATCCAGTCGGACACCTCACTCAATGGTATGCCGCAGCGCGGAAAGGGTGTCGGCCTCGACGTCGGCGCGGCCTGGGAGTTTGGTCCTTTCGCCGCTGGCGCAACGATTCAGAATCTCGTCAACACGTTCAAATGGAACGTGAACGAGATGTACTTCCGCCCGGGCAACGCGGTCTTCAGCGCCGCCACGCGGACGACGAATTTCGACGTGATGTCGATGGCGTCGGTGCCCGATTCGCTGCGCGCCCGCTCCGACGCGCTGAGCGCCGAGGTGGCCGCGATGCGCTTTACGCCGTCGCTCAACATCGGGGTGTCGATGAAGGTCCTTCCCTTCCTCACGGCGATGGCGGACGTCCGCCAGAATCTCGGCGACGGGATGCACCTTGCGGAGCGCACGCACGTCGGCGCGGGTGCGGAGCTCAGGATCATCCCCTTCCTTCCAATTCGCGCTGGCCTCTCGATGATCAGCGGCGGCTACGTGGCCTCGGCTGGCGCGGGTCTCGAGGTGGCATTCTTCCATCTCAATGCGGGGATCGCGGCGCGGAAGACCGAGTACGGGCAATACCCGTCCGGCGCGCTGACGGTCTCGATTGGGCAGTAA
- a CDS encoding DUF1080 domain-containing protein → MPHRPIRFAALSSAIVFAAAGAYAQVPAGHPRAQANTLTDAEKATGWKLLFDGTTLNGWRGYKSQSVPSAWHIANGTLTKDVGTDDIITTDKYANFDLQVDWKIAPKGNAGIFYRGTEEYDHIYWSGPEYQLLDDKGHVDGKSRLTAAASAYAVYASPKGYLHPAGQWNHTRIVVNGDHVEHWLNGHKMVTYTLGSKDWTARVDSSKFKDYPNYGKATEGYIGIQGDHDGALALRNIKIKVLP, encoded by the coding sequence ATGCCTCATCGTCCGATTCGCTTCGCCGCGCTTTCGAGCGCCATTGTCTTCGCGGCCGCGGGCGCCTATGCCCAAGTACCGGCCGGCCACCCTCGAGCTCAGGCCAACACCCTCACCGACGCCGAGAAGGCGACCGGGTGGAAGCTCCTTTTCGACGGCACCACGCTGAACGGCTGGCGCGGTTACAAGTCGCAGTCGGTCCCGTCGGCGTGGCACATCGCCAACGGCACGCTCACCAAGGATGTCGGCACCGACGACATCATCACCACCGACAAGTATGCCAACTTCGATCTCCAGGTCGACTGGAAGATCGCGCCGAAAGGCAACGCCGGCATTTTCTATCGGGGCACCGAGGAGTACGATCACATCTACTGGAGCGGGCCCGAGTATCAGCTCCTTGACGACAAGGGGCACGTCGACGGCAAGAGCCGCCTAACGGCGGCGGCGTCGGCTTACGCGGTCTATGCGTCGCCGAAAGGCTACCTGCATCCGGCTGGCCAATGGAACCACACGCGCATCGTCGTCAACGGCGATCACGTCGAGCACTGGCTCAACGGCCACAAGATGGTGACATACACGTTAGGCAGTAAAGATTGGACGGCACGCGTGGATTCGAGCAAGTTCAAGGACTACCCGAACTACGGCAAGGCGACGGAGGGGTACATCGGCATTCAGGGCGACCACGATGGAGCGCTCGCGCTCCGCAACATCAAAATCAAGGTGCTTCCATGA
- a CDS encoding ABC transporter ATP-binding protein, which translates to MTAPAAAVTAPQKKKVDTARAWAETRQLIREHRGSLTIGMTLMLINRVAGLVLPWTSKFLIDDVIGKGHAQLLMPLAGAAALATLIQAATGFANSQVVSVAAQRAITEMRKRVQEHVLRLPVSYFDSTKTGVLISRVMSDAEGVRNIVGTGLIQLVGSLITAVLALGILVWLNWKLTALTIVVLAAFGGMMAIAFKRLRPLFRERSIINAEVTGRLAESLGGVRLVKVYVAERRERLVFAKGVHKLFRNVAKTITGTSAVGAGASVIVGLIGVVMIIVGGRAILAHQMTLGDFIMYIFFVGLMAAPLVQMASIGTQVSEAFAGLDRIREIMQTPTEDQADAGKAPLSDVLGEVKFEDVSFEYNPGVPVLKHVTFEAEAGSTTALVGPSGSGKSTLINLVMAFTHPKSGRVIVDGHDLETARLHDYRGQLGAVMQDNFLFDGTIRENIIYAKPGATNEEVRAVARIAHVDEFAEKFENKYETIVGERGVKLSGGQRQRIAIARAILADPRILILDEATSSLDSESEALIRDGLRSLRRGRTTFVIAHRLSTIESADQILVLDNGIVVERGTHRELLALGGRYRQLYDKQYGAERDRFINPGEDFIPVPPSPREQVKVR; encoded by the coding sequence ATGACTGCGCCCGCTGCTGCCGTAACTGCTCCCCAAAAGAAGAAAGTCGACACTGCCCGCGCCTGGGCCGAGACTCGCCAGCTCATTCGCGAGCACCGCGGATCCCTTACGATCGGCATGACCCTCATGCTGATCAATCGCGTCGCCGGGCTGGTGCTTCCATGGACCTCCAAGTTCCTCATCGACGACGTCATCGGTAAAGGGCACGCACAGTTGCTCATGCCCCTCGCCGGCGCGGCGGCGCTCGCGACGCTCATCCAGGCCGCAACAGGATTCGCGAACTCTCAGGTCGTCAGCGTCGCCGCACAGCGCGCGATCACCGAGATGCGCAAGCGGGTCCAGGAGCACGTTCTCCGACTGCCCGTCTCCTATTTCGATTCGACCAAGACCGGCGTCCTCATCTCGCGCGTGATGAGCGACGCCGAGGGCGTGCGCAACATCGTCGGAACAGGGCTCATTCAGCTCGTCGGCAGCTTGATCACGGCTGTGCTCGCGCTGGGCATCCTGGTCTGGCTGAACTGGAAGCTCACTGCTCTCACGATCGTGGTCCTTGCGGCGTTCGGTGGCATGATGGCGATTGCGTTCAAGCGTCTGCGGCCGCTGTTCCGCGAGCGGAGCATCATCAACGCCGAAGTCACTGGTCGCCTCGCCGAAAGCCTCGGTGGCGTGCGACTCGTAAAGGTCTACGTGGCCGAGCGGCGCGAGCGGTTGGTCTTCGCCAAGGGTGTCCACAAGCTGTTCCGGAACGTGGCGAAGACGATCACGGGGACATCGGCCGTGGGCGCGGGCGCGTCGGTCATCGTTGGGCTCATCGGCGTCGTGATGATCATCGTCGGTGGACGCGCGATCCTCGCCCACCAGATGACGCTCGGCGATTTCATCATGTACATCTTCTTCGTCGGGCTGATGGCGGCGCCGCTCGTGCAGATGGCGTCGATCGGCACGCAGGTCAGCGAGGCGTTCGCGGGGCTCGATCGCATTCGCGAGATCATGCAGACACCAACCGAAGACCAGGCGGACGCGGGGAAAGCGCCGCTGTCGGACGTCCTCGGCGAGGTGAAGTTCGAGGACGTCAGCTTCGAGTACAACCCGGGCGTGCCCGTGCTCAAGCACGTCACATTCGAGGCCGAAGCCGGCTCCACGACGGCGCTCGTAGGGCCGAGTGGCTCTGGTAAGAGCACGCTCATCAACCTCGTGATGGCGTTCACGCATCCCAAGAGCGGTCGCGTCATCGTCGACGGGCACGATCTCGAGACCGCGCGACTCCACGATTATCGGGGGCAGCTCGGCGCCGTTATGCAGGACAACTTCCTCTTCGACGGCACGATCCGGGAGAACATCATCTACGCGAAACCGGGCGCGACGAACGAGGAGGTGCGCGCCGTCGCTCGCATTGCCCACGTCGACGAATTCGCGGAGAAGTTCGAGAACAAGTACGAGACCATCGTTGGTGAGCGCGGTGTGAAGCTATCGGGCGGGCAGCGCCAGCGCATCGCGATCGCGCGCGCGATCCTGGCTGATCCACGAATTCTCATTCTCGACGAAGCGACGTCGAGCCTCGACAGCGAGAGCGAGGCCCTGATCCGCGACGGACTCCGCTCGCTGCGTCGCGGACGCACGACGTTCGTCATCGCGCATCGTCTGTCGACGATCGAGAGCGCGGATCAGATTCTCGTCCTCGACAACGGCATCGTGGTCGAGCGCGGTACGCACCGCGAGCTCCTCGCCCTCGGCGGTCGTTATCGCCAGCTGTACGACAAGCAGTACGGCGCCGAGCGCGATCGGTTCATCAATCCGGGGGAGGATTTCATTCCCGTGCCGCCCTCGCCGAGGGAGCAGGTCAAGGTCCGCTGA